From the Vibrio alginolyticus NBRC 15630 = ATCC 17749 genome, one window contains:
- a CDS encoding MetQ/NlpA family ABC transporter substrate-binding protein, which translates to MKSIGHLKKLALILTTVVGLSACGEKDDSVIKVGATVGPHAQVVEAVAKEAAKQGLNVEVIEFSDYVTPNAALSDGSIDINSYQHQPFLDNFNSSHNAQLVSIGQSILMRMGLYSNKYRSLQELPNNARIALPNDPTNGGRGLLLLADAGLIELKQGVGHKAALTDITKNAKSFEFVEVDAAQLPRTLDDVDAAAITMNYVMSSGLDPKKQSIYLEAKDAPLAVMVIATRDADKNNEAYKKFVSIYQSQAIRDYLDRTFKGTIEAAF; encoded by the coding sequence ATGAAAAGTATTGGTCACTTAAAGAAACTAGCTTTGATTCTCACGACAGTAGTCGGCTTAAGCGCTTGTGGAGAAAAAGATGACTCTGTCATTAAAGTGGGCGCGACAGTTGGACCACATGCACAAGTAGTCGAGGCGGTAGCGAAGGAGGCAGCAAAGCAAGGTTTGAATGTCGAAGTCATTGAGTTTTCTGACTACGTGACACCTAATGCCGCTCTTAGCGATGGTAGCATCGATATTAATAGCTATCAGCACCAGCCATTTTTAGACAACTTCAACAGTAGCCATAACGCCCAATTAGTATCAATTGGTCAGTCCATTCTTATGCGTATGGGGCTTTATTCCAATAAGTATCGCTCACTGCAAGAGCTTCCAAACAATGCACGTATAGCGCTTCCAAATGACCCTACCAACGGTGGTCGTGGTCTGTTGCTACTCGCCGATGCAGGTTTAATTGAGCTGAAACAGGGTGTTGGCCATAAAGCCGCCCTAACTGATATCACAAAAAACGCAAAATCATTTGAATTTGTCGAGGTAGATGCCGCTCAGCTACCAAGAACATTAGATGATGTGGACGCGGCTGCGATTACAATGAACTACGTAATGTCTTCTGGTTTAGATCCGAAGAAACAAAGTATCTATCTTGAAGCAAAAGACGCCCCATTAGCAGTCATGGTCATCGCCACTCGTGACGCAGACAAAAATAATGAAGCGTATAAAAAGTTCGTTTCTATTTATCAATCTCAAGCGATTCGTGATTACCTCGATCGCACTTTCAAAGGCACAATCGAAGCAGCTTTTTAA